A region of Gracilinanus agilis isolate LMUSP501 chromosome 3, AgileGrace, whole genome shotgun sequence DNA encodes the following proteins:
- the PTX3 gene encoding pentraxin-related protein PTX3 has protein sequence MQHLQVILFYILCSSLWAEDSDDYELMYLNLNNEIENGMHPTDESSACDCRQERTAWDRLFIMLENSQMRENRLLQATEGMLAAELQGLRSDVARTCASAPEPIRLAKMLDELLLASRGLTHRLAKLESAWQRAPEATASSLLLPVLEELRALRRWTGQRSLPAGCETALLFPMRSKKIFGSVHPMAEMKLRSFTTCIWVRATDVLNKTVLFSYGTKRNPYEIQLYLNSWSTVLVVGGDQNKLVANSVVPLGTWTYLCGTWNSEEGVTSLWVNGELAATGSGMATGHIIPEGGILQIGQEKNGCCVGGGFDETLAFSGRLTGFNLWDRVLSSDEIRQTRGEDSCHIRGNVVGWGVTEIQPHGGAQYI, from the exons ATGCAACACCTCCAAGTAATTCTGTTTTACATCCTCTGCTCTTCTTTGTGGGCAGAGGACAGCGATGACTATGAGCTCATGTACTTGAATTTgaataatgaaatagagaatgGAATGCATCCCACTGACGAAA GCTCGGCGTGTGACTGTCGCCAGGAGCGCACTGCATGGGACCGGCTCTTCATTATGCTGGAGAACTCCCAGATGCGAGAGAACAGGCTGCTGCAGGCAACGGAGGGCATGTTGGCCGCAGAGCTGCAGGGCCTGCGCTCGGACGTGGCCCGCACGTGCGCCTCGGCCCCAGAGCCCATCCGGCTGGCCAAGATGCTGGACGAACTGCTGCTGGCCAGCCGGGGCCTGACACACCGGCTGGCCAAGCTGGAGAGCGCCTGGCAGAGGGCGCCCGAAGCTACAGCGAGCTCCCTGCTGCTGCCTGTGCTGGAGGAGCTGCGGGCCCTGAGGAGGTGGACTGGACAGCGCTCGCTGCCTGCAG GTTGCGAAACAGCACTTTTATTCCCCATGCGTTCAAAGAAAATCTTCGGCAGCGTTCACCCAATGGCTGAAATGAAGCTTCGGTCCTTCACTACCTGCATCTGGGTCAGAGCAACTGATGTGTTAAATAAAACTGTGTTGTTTTCCTACGGCACAAAGAGGAATCCCTATGAAATCCAGCTCTACCTCAATTCTTGGTCCACCGTGCTTGTGGTTGGTGGAGACCAGAACAAGCTTGTTGCTAACTCCGTGGTTCCCCTGGGAACATGGACCTATCTGTGTGGCACATGGAACTCAGAGGAAGGGGTCACATCCCTGTGGGTCAATGGAGAACTGGCAGCCACTGGATCTGGGATGGCCACTGGTCACATCATCCCAGAGGGTGGGATTCTGCAAATTGGCCAAGAAAAGAATGGCTGCTGCGTGGGTGGGGGCTTTGATGAAACATTGGCTTTCTCTGGAAGGCTCACTGGCTTTAACCTCTGGGACAGAGTTCTCAGCAGTGATGAGATCAGACAAACAAGAGGAGAAGATTCCTGTCATATCAGGGGCAATGTTGTTGGGTGGGGAGTTACAGAGATTCAGCCACATGGAGGAGCTCAGTATATCTAA